The Candidatus Limnocylindrales bacterium genome includes the window CATGCTCATACCGTTAAATTCAGCTCAGAGAATCTCTTTACGTTTAACTATCTCTATCTTGTTACAGGACTTTTAACGGGCTTTATCTGTTACATGCTGGCGCGAGCAGCCTGGGATCTTTCGTAGGGGCGGAGGGCCCTCTGCCCGTACAAAACTAAGTACTGAGTGCCGAGTAACTACTTATCACTCGGTACTCAGCACTGTCTTACGTTAAAAGCCCTTCACTGGGAGCTATTTCATACTCTCTTAATCCCTCGATATCTTGTTCTTCTTCTCCGGTAACCCTGGCCAAAAACCGCCGAATCAGAGGACCAAATTTATGGTACTCCAGGAGGAACGCATCATGACCGTAAAGTGAGTTAATGTTGTAGTATTCCACATAGGAGCCATTGGCCCGCAGGGCACGTACAAGCTCCTCAGAACGGTAGGGCGGAAAAAGCCAGTCTCCGGCAAAGGAGATAACCAGAGATTTACAGGTAATCCGCTTAAAGGATTCCTCCAGGCTACTGTATCCTTCTGAGGCATCGTATAAGTCCATAGCCCGCAATAAATAGAGGTAGCAGTTGGCATCGAATCTTTGAACGAACTTTTCACCCTGGTATTCCAAATATCTTTCCACATCGAAAGGGCTGGTCAGGTCATGTTTCATCTTTTCAGGGTTTAGATGCCGTCGGCCAAATTTTTCCCACATGGAGTGGTCACTGAGATAAGTGATATGACCGATCATTCTGGCGATAGCCAATCCTTTCTTGGGCGCTTGTTTTCCGTAATAATCTCCATGGTTCCAGTTTGGATCTGCCATGATGGCCTCCTGGGCAACCTTATGAAAGGCGATACCCTGAGGGGTGACACAATAGCCAGTAGCAATGGGAATAATAGAACGGACCATATGGGAATAGCGGAGTCCCCATTCCAGAACCTTCATCCCGGCCGAAGATCCCCCTGCTACTGCCACTAAACTCTTCACTCCCAGGTAATCGATCAACTTCTTTTGAACCTCTACCATGTCTCCCATGGTAATAATAGGAAAGGACATTCCATAGGGTTTTCCGGTTTTTGGGTTAATGGAAGCCGGACCTGTGGTACCTCTACAACCTCCCAGATTATTGCAGCAGATAACAAAGTACTTACTGGTATCGAAGGGTTTTCCAGGTCCGATAATGGGATCCCACCAGCCGGGATATTTATCCTCTTCTGAATATCTTCCAGCAGCATGGGCATCTCCGGTCAGGGAGTGAATCACCAGGATGGCATTATCTCGGGTAGCGTTTAGAGTCCCATAAGTTTCATAGGCTACCGTGATAGGACTCAATTCTGCACGGTTCTCTAAAACGAACGTTTCTGGCGGTTGGACAAGGGTACAGGTCTGGGTTTTTACAATTCCGACAGAACCTTGATCGGTCATTTTTTTGTCCGTTGTTCGTTGTCCGTTGTCCATTGTTTGTTCGAGAAGATAATAAATTTCTCAACAAAGGACAACCGACAACGGACAGCAGACGAAAAACTACTTTTTCTGTGATTTTTCTAAGGCCTGTTCAATGTCCCAGATAATATCTTCCACATCTTCCAGTCCGATGGACAGGCGGATCATATCTGGAGTAACACCACTTGCCAGACGTTCCTCCTCACTCAAGCGACGATGGGTAGTACTGGCAGGATGGATAACCAGACTTTTCGCATCTCCGACATTGG containing:
- a CDS encoding homoserine O-acetyltransferase, which gives rise to MTDQGSVGIVKTQTCTLVQPPETFVLENRAELSPITVAYETYGTLNATRDNAILVIHSLTGDAHAAGRYSEEDKYPGWWDPIIGPGKPFDTSKYFVICCNNLGGCRGTTGPASINPKTGKPYGMSFPIITMGDMVEVQKKLIDYLGVKSLVAVAGGSSAGMKVLEWGLRYSHMVRSIIPIATGYCVTPQGIAFHKVAQEAIMADPNWNHGDYYGKQAPKKGLAIARMIGHITYLSDHSMWEKFGRRHLNPEKMKHDLTSPFDVERYLEYQGEKFVQRFDANCYLYLLRAMDLYDASEGYSSLEESFKRITCKSLVISFAGDWLFPPYRSEELVRALRANGSYVEYYNINSLYGHDAFLLEYHKFGPLIRRFLARVTGEEEQDIEGLREYEIAPSEGLLT